One genomic window of Fusarium fujikuroi IMI 58289 draft genome, chromosome FFUJ_chr01 includes the following:
- a CDS encoding related to ketoreductase: MASPSTILITGGNRGIGHGLVKTLLARPSLTVIVGVRDPSHPTSKALQDLPVGKDSKLITVKLDSSVPSDAAEAVSTLKSEHDIQALDIVIANAGIANEGGLVRDTTVDNIKKHFEVNTIGPIVLFQAVADLLQASKTGKPLFVAISTLIGSIGSMEHLVALPPTSSPYGGSKAALNWFIRRLHFEEPWLTSFVIHPGLVETEMAVAAFGTGTTEKLSVYGSITVETSVTSLVNVIDKAGKELSGTFQNYDGTEIAW; encoded by the coding sequence ATGGCTTCTCCATctaccatcctcatcaccggCGGAAACCGTGGAATCGGCCATGGCCTCGTCAAGACCCTTCTAGCTCGGCCTTCACTCACCGTCATTGTCGGTGTCCGCGATCCATCCCACCCCACATCCAAAGCTCTCCAGGATCTGCCAGTAGGCAAAGATTCCAAGCTTATCACCGTCAAGCTTGACTCCAGCGTCCCCTCCGATGCTGCAGAAGCCGTTTCTACGCTCAAGAGCGAGCACGACATTCAAGCCCTtgatatcgtcatcgccaATGCGGGAATTGCAAACGAAGGCGGTCTAGTCCGTGACACAACCGtcgacaacatcaagaagcactTTGAGGTCAACACCATCGGTCCTATTGTCCTCTTTCAAGCCGTAGCAGACCTCCTACAGGCTAGCAAGACCGGGAAGCCACTTTTTGTTGCTATTTCAACCCTCATCGGGTCCATCGGCTCTATGGAACACCTGGTAGCACTGCCGCCTACCAGCAGCCCTTATGGTGGCAGTAAGGCTGCTCTGAACTGGTTCATTCGGCGCCTTCACTTCGAAGAGCCTTGGCTTACTAGCTTCGTTATCCACCCTGGCCTGGTGGAGACCGAGATGGCTGTTGCTGCTTTTGGCACTGGAACCACCGAAAAGCTCTCCGTCTATGGATCGATCACTGTAGAGACCAGTGTTACGTCGTTGGTCAATGTTATTGATAAGGCCGGCAAAGAACTCAGCGGAACCTTTCAGAATTACGATGGTACGGAAATCGCTTGGTAG
- a CDS encoding related to cutinase transcription factor 1 beta, whose amino-acid sequence MNNTQQPIRFAKKPVSRKRATKACLKCRKRKVRCDVTRTSTPCTNCRLDGCECVVARRADAFPLPHRSASVVSDNANLIRDCEAVTAAASSTSPTSNDDNPTSPVDDATAVLHILEESEYKTSVEHQERVDLESPTTNSTEDVIEEIREIPPYTPSIIEEPSEPVRSELKALYSSMPFLRTLNMRDCDFHHLNAQGCLRVPSKPILDEFIRHYFLYTHPLLPLINEADFWNAYDPTPNSATTGTPVSMLLLQSMMFASCTFVSKESLRTLGFATILEAKEAFYTKAKLLYDFSTDPDPISIAQSALLLTYWCPTFRSGPGKANSRWLRIAIQHAKSCDADSYDSPSYGLHISQQDVKRRNILKRIWWCCIIRDRIMPLCVRRNIQITSAHFDFANCSPLCYDDLVDELESSRVYNIATKHKLILTLERLTELCVTLTDVLGLVYPTETLPILDAEAHSTAYAQVQEHKRSLKNWAVATRPPLAIQDLTLSSGGYEDSAVLFTNLVWIYFHASQVALCNYELHLGLILGLVNQTPTASHETQFLKNNRRDLRNATKSIAECFARLHPHRLTRWLPSSAVACTALPLAMHMVDMKMSTASSATEIWARPEVASKQSRLNVLIQVFRELHPKYDGVHSISKTIRYFMECSDREEPSQMMLTNDHADVLARSPTQYLRLALTIDVCLSQDRLAQDSDFPAALRRFFNRNRSLMPMLLGQPQFAPMPMPMTQQISLPRPLSPATYAKSFSRWMEDDPSVGFAMQMGIDIGPQSPVVYEVAERAQKTYSESTEEPSPVSEQSQFSESVVGMETTEDLLQRLQGAVSWAQNDQALYFAQEMGLLSDGIGFNQGYNQDYNQGFL is encoded by the exons ATGAACAACACTCAGCAACCGATTCGCTTCGCCAAGAAGCCTGTCTCGAGGAAGCGCGCGACAAAGGCGTGTCTAAAATGTCGCAAGCGAAAGGTCCGGTGTGATGTCACTCGCACCTCGACGCCTTGCACCAACTGTCGACTTGACGGCTGTGAATGCGTCGTTGCTCGTCGTGCTGATGCTTT TCCCCTTCCTCATCGTAGTGCCTCCGTCGTCTCCGACAATGCCAACCTCATTCGAGACTGCGAAGCCGTCACggcagcagcttcttcgacGTCGCCGACTTCGAACGACGATAACCCAACGAGTCCTGTCGACGATGCGACTGCCGTGCTACATATACTAGAAGAGAGCGAATACAAGACATCGGTCGAGCATCAAGAGCGCGTTGACCTTGAGTCGCCCACGACAAACAGTACGGAGGATGTCATCGAAGAGATCAGAGAGATCCCGCCATATACACCCTCAATCATCGAAGAGCCCAGCGAACCGGTACGATCCGAACTCAAAGCTCTATACTCGTCGATGCCCTTCCTTCGGACCCTCAACATGCGCGACTGCGATTTCCACCACCTCAACGCTCAAGGCTGTCTACGCGTCCCGTCCAAACCGATCCTCGACGAATTCATCCGACATTACTTCCTCTACACCCACCCTTTACTGCCTCTTATCAACGAAGCCGATTTCTGGAATGCGTACGACCCCACGCCTAATTCTGCGACAACTGGGACGCCTGTTTCGATGCTTTTGTTGCAATCGATGATGTTTGCTTCGTGCACT TTTGTCTCTAAAGAGAGTCTCCGCACGCTGGGATTCGCCACCATCCTTGAAGCCAAGGAGGCTTTTTataccaaggccaag CTTCTATATGACTTCTCGACCGACCCCGATCCTATTTCCATCGCACAGTCTGCCCTCCTCTTGACCTACTGGTGCCCAACCTTCCGCTCCGGACCCGGCAAGGCGAACAGTAGATGGCTCCGAATCGCTATACAACACGCCAAGTCATGCGACGCCGATAGTTACGACTCTCCCTCTTATGGACTACACATATCACAACAAGATGTCAAGAGGCGGAATATACTTAAACGTATCTGGTGGTGCTGCATTATCCGTGATCGAATCATGCCTCTCTGCGTTCGAAGGAATATCCAGATTACCAGTGCCCATTTCGACTTTGCCAACTGCTCTCCATTATGTTACGATGATCTCGTCGATGAACTTGAATCGTCGCGAGTCTACAACATTGCCACAAAGcacaagctcatcctcacATTAGAACGCCTTACAGAACTTTGTGTCACCCTCACAGACGTCCTGGGTCTAGTTTATCCTACCGAGACATTGCCGATTCTAGATGCGGAAGCACATTCGACAGCGTATGCCCAAGTGCAGGAACACAAGCGGTCGCTCAAGAACTGGGCAGTGGCTACAAGACCACCACTCGCCATCCAAGATTTGACACTGAGTTCAGGAGGATACGAGGACTCTGCAGTATTGTTCACTAATCTAGTCTGGATCTACTTCCA CGCCAGCCAAGTCGCCCTCTGCAATTACGAACTCCATCTCGGGCTAATATTAGGTCTCGTCAACCAAACTCCCACCGCATCACACGAAACCCAATTCCTCAAGAACAATAGAAGAGATCTCCGAAACGCCACAAAAAGCATAGCAGAATGCTTCGCCCGACTACATCCCCATCGACTTACTCGTTGGCTACCTAGCAGCGCTGTAGCATGCACAGCTCTCCCGCTTGCGATGCACATGGTCGATATGAAGATGTCCACTGCCTCTTCGGCAACCGAGATATGGGCCCGTCCAGAAGTTGCTTCCAAGCAATCGCGACTCAACGTCCTCATCCAAGTCTTCAGAGAGCTTCACCCCAAGTACGACGGCGTTCATTCTATTTCCAAGACGATCCGGTACTTTATGGAGTGCAGTGATCGCGAGGAACCTTCGCAGATGATGCTCACCAACGATCACGCTGATGTCCTGGCCCGAAGTCCAACGCAATATCTCCGCCTAGCTTTGACCATCGATGTGTGCCTAAGTCAAGATCGCTTGGCTCAAGATAGTGACTTCCCCGCTGCTTTGAGACGTTTCTTCAACAGGAACCGATCCTTGATGCCCATGCTACTAGGACAACCGCAATTTGcaccaatgccaatgccaatgaCACAACAAATATCTCTCCCCCGACCGCTCTCACCAGCAACTTACGCGAAAAGCTTTTCACGATGGATGGAAGACGATCCCTCCGTGGGTTTTGCCATGCAGATGGGCATAGACATAGGGCCCCAATCGCCCGTAGTCTATGAAGTCGCGGAACGAGCGCAGAAGACATACTCGGAGAGTACAGAAGAGCCATCCCCTGTGTCTGAACAGTCACAGTTCAGTGAGTCGGTAGTGGGTATGGAGACAACTGAGGATCTGCTGCAGCGCCTTCAAGGGGCAGTGAGTTGGGCTCAAAATGATCAAGCTTTGTATTTTGCGCAAGAGATGGGTTTGCTGTCTGATGGGATTGGGTTCAACCAAGGTTATAACCAAGATTATAACCAAGGCTTTTTGTAA